AAACGATCAAAGAGGCGGGGCTGGCAAAAGAGGTATTGATCGTGGCAAGTTCGGACATGACGCATTACGAACCGGACAGGCAGGCGAGGGAAAAGGACAGGCAGGCGATCGAGGCGATCTGCCGGCTAGATGAAGACAGGCTGATCGAGCGCATTATGACACTGGGGATCACCATGTGCGGATGGGCCCCGGTTGTGATCATGCTTACGGCCGCAAAGAAGCTGGGGGCGACATCCGCGGCACTCAGCCTCTACCAGACAAGCGCGGAGACAACCGGAGACGAGGAGAGCGTAGTCGGCTATGCCGGCATAACCGTTCAATAAAACTATGGAAGACATACGCCAACCCGAAAAAAAGATCGATAGCAGCTGGAAAGAAAACACCGGTAAGGAAAAGGAAGGGGCCGAGCGCCAGGAGCAGTTCACTCCGCCTGAGCCGGACTTCAGCTTCTTTGTCACAACCCTTGCCATACAGGCCTCGATTTTCCTGGGGATCATGGAAAATCCGGCGACCGGGAAAAAGGCACAGGACCTCACCCAAGCCAAATTCATCATTGATACCCTGGCGATGATCGGGGAGAAGACAAAAGGCAACCTGAACGAAGAGGAAGCTGCGCTCCTTGAAAAGATGCTTTTTGAGCTCAGGACCGGCTACGTCCATATCGCCGAAAAGGACGCCCCGAAACCTTAAAGAGAAAAGGAGACGGTCATGATAGATAAAGAGCTTCTGGACATCCTCGCCTGCCCTGCCTGCAAAGGCGATGTTGAATTTAAAAACGAAAAGATACTCTGCAAAAAATGCGGGAAAAAATACCCGGTCAAAGACGGCATACCCGTCATGCTTATCGATGAAGCGGAATAAAGCCAAAAAGATCCTGGTCATCCACGGGCCGAACCTTAACCTTCTGGGGCAGCGGGAACCTGCCGTATACGGCAGGGTGACCCTTGAGCGCATCAATACCCTGATCAGGCAGGCTGCGCGCAAACTCGGGGCAAAGGTGGAGATCAGGCAATCCAATCACGAAGGCGCCATCGTTGATCTCATCGGAAAAAGCAAGGCCCGCTTCCACGGCCTGCTCATCAACCCCGCTGCCTACACGCATACAAGTGTAGCCATCCGCGATGCCATAGCCGCCTGCGGCATCCCGGCAGTAGAAGTGCACCTCTCCAATATCCATGCCCGCGAGGAATTCCGGCACAAATCCCTGATCACCCCCGTGGCAAAAGGAACCGTCATGGGGTTTGGAGCAAGTAGTTATACATTGGGACTGGCAGCGCTTGTAGATCTACTGGAATAAGCTAGCATAAATCCTGTTTAAATAACAAATTACAAATAACAAATAACAATAAATTTTCAATAACCAATGACCAAAATAACAAACATATGTTTGATTATTGTAATTTGATTATTGG
The nucleotide sequence above comes from Candidatus Margulisiibacteriota bacterium. Encoded proteins:
- a CDS encoding DUF1844 domain-containing protein, with amino-acid sequence MEDIRQPEKKIDSSWKENTGKEKEGAERQEQFTPPEPDFSFFVTTLAIQASIFLGIMENPATGKKAQDLTQAKFIIDTLAMIGEKTKGNLNEEEAALLEKMLFELRTGYVHIAEKDAPKP
- a CDS encoding Trm112 family protein, with the translated sequence MIDKELLDILACPACKGDVEFKNEKILCKKCGKKYPVKDGIPVMLIDEAE
- the aroQ gene encoding type II 3-dehydroquinate dehydratase, whose translation is MKRNKAKKILVIHGPNLNLLGQREPAVYGRVTLERINTLIRQAARKLGAKVEIRQSNHEGAIVDLIGKSKARFHGLLINPAAYTHTSVAIRDAIAACGIPAVEVHLSNIHAREEFRHKSLITPVAKGTVMGFGASSYTLGLAALVDLLE